A window of Mycolicibacterium holsaticum DSM 44478 = JCM 12374 genomic DNA:
TCAGCGCTTGGAGCGCTGCCGGATCCGGGTGGTGAGTTCCTTGACGTGATCGAACACCTCGCGGCGTTCGGCCATCTCCGCACGAATCTTCTTCTCCGCGTACATCACTGTGGTGTGATCGCGGCCGAACGCCTGCCCGATCTTGGGCAGCGACAGGTCGGTGAGCTCGCGGCACAAATACATCGCGATCTGGCGCGACTGGGCCAGCGCACGGGTTTTTCCGGGGCCACGCAGCTCTTCGACGGTGGTCTCGAAGTACTCGGCGGTGGCGGCCATGATCGCCGCGGTGCTGATCTGCATGGTGCTGGCATCGGAGATCAGGTCGCGCAGGACGACCTCGGCCAGCGACCGGTCGATGCGGGTCTTGTTCAGCGAGGCGAATGCGGTGACCCGGATGAGCGCGCCCTCGAGTTCGCGGATGTTGCGTTCGATGCTGCTGGCGATGAGCTCGAGCACGTCATCGGGCACGTCGAGGCGATCCATCTGCGCTTTCTTGCGCAGGATCGCGATGCGGGTTTCCAGTTCGGGGGGCTGAACGTCGGTGATCAAGCCCCACTCGAACCGGGTGCGCAACCGGTCTTCGAGGGTGGCCAGCTGTTTGGGCGGCCGGTCTGAGGAGATGACGATCTGCTTATTGGCGTTGTGCAGGGTGTTGAAGGTATGGAAGAACTCTTCCTGGATACCTTCTTTCCCCTCGATGAACTGGATGTCGTCGACCAGCAGGACGTCGATGTCGCGGTAACTGCGTTTGAACGACGCCTTGCGGTCATCGCGCAGGGAGTTGATGAAGTCGTTCGTGAATTCCTCGGTCGACACGTACTTGACCCGCATCCCGGGAAACAGGCGCTGCGCGTAGTTACCCGCGGCATGCAGCAGATGGGTTTTGCCCAGCCCGGACTCACCCCAGATGAACAGCGGGTTGTAGGCGCGGGCGGGCGCCTCGGCGATGGCGAGCGTGGCAGCGTGGGCGAACCGGTTGGACGCCCCGATGACAAAGGTCTCGAAGGTGTAGCGGCGGTTGAGGTTGACCGCGGCTTCCTCGTCGGTGGTGGGGTTGAGCGCCCGGTTGGCGAAGTAGGTCGGCCAGCTCTCTTCTGCGCTAGCGAGGGCTTCGGAGACCTCGTCGACCTCGTCGGGTTCCAGGACCGGCGCCTGGGCAGGGGGCGCAAATCCGCCCGGGCCGTCGTCGGCTTCGTCGGCGGCCGCGGCGATGCGGACACCGAGTTCGATGCGCTGGCCGAGCTGGCGGCTGAGCGCGGTGATGATCGGCTCGCGCAGGTGCCGTTCGATCTCGTTTTGCACAAACGGGGTCGGCACCGACAGCAGAGCAAACCCCTCGGTGATGACGAGCGGTTTGACGAGTTTCAGCCAAGCCCTTTGCTGGGGGGTGAGGGTCGGGATGGTCGATTCACCGTTGGCGACGCCGGCTGGCGGAGATTCGCCGTTGAGTTCGGCAACGACGGTGTTCCACACCGAAACGAACGGGGGATCGGGGTCCGCTGTCAATGACTAGTACCCCCTCGAGGTCGACGCCTGGGACGACCAAATGAACGAAGACGAACTGTCCACAAACTTATCCACAGGTTGTGGATAACGGACAATCGCCGCCGCTCTGTTGTCTGCCGGTGAGGAAGGCACTGG
This region includes:
- the dnaA gene encoding chromosomal replication initiator protein DnaA, which translates into the protein MTADPDPPFVSVWNTVVAELNGESPPAGVANGESTIPTLTPQQRAWLKLVKPLVITEGFALLSVPTPFVQNEIERHLREPIITALSRQLGQRIELGVRIAAAADEADDGPGGFAPPAQAPVLEPDEVDEVSEALASAEESWPTYFANRALNPTTDEEAAVNLNRRYTFETFVIGASNRFAHAATLAIAEAPARAYNPLFIWGESGLGKTHLLHAAGNYAQRLFPGMRVKYVSTEEFTNDFINSLRDDRKASFKRSYRDIDVLLVDDIQFIEGKEGIQEEFFHTFNTLHNANKQIVISSDRPPKQLATLEDRLRTRFEWGLITDVQPPELETRIAILRKKAQMDRLDVPDDVLELIASSIERNIRELEGALIRVTAFASLNKTRIDRSLAEVVLRDLISDASTMQISTAAIMAATAEYFETTVEELRGPGKTRALAQSRQIAMYLCRELTDLSLPKIGQAFGRDHTTVMYAEKKIRAEMAERREVFDHVKELTTRIRQRSKR